The following nucleotide sequence is from Mangifera indica cultivar Alphonso chromosome 17, CATAS_Mindica_2.1, whole genome shotgun sequence.
tatttcttttgaaaatagaaaaaggttCTTACCttctttaattcaaactaaaaaatgattttagtTCAAACTGATAGTTAGCTctaagtgattttaaaaataataaactacgaatattcaattttgaatatctaattaaatattaagataatatatcattatataattaaataattttaaattaaaaataaactaacacCCAATTACAGCTATAACGACATAAGTATACATGAAATTAAGCAATTTAATTGCACCAAATTGCAAGCTAAAGGAGTAAAAGATCCACAAAGCttaataattaatgtaaattaGGGAGTTTTATGGACCTCTAAAGTCCTCAGCTAGAGCACAGACTGCTATAAACCCTAGAAAGATTGTATATCATCATGAGCAATCAGCCTTAGAGTTTAGCAGAGTGACTGCTCATGATGTTATATCGTTTCATCAAGCTTAACCAAGTCGAGTGTGCTGCCATTAACTAATTAGAAGCCTTTTATCCTTTTTccgaataataaaattatgtgtatacactttctagtacataaataagtacacacgtgatatattattatgtgattgagtgattttaaattcataataaagtaagatctaatcacataataacatattatgtatatatctatttgtgaattaaaaaatgtatacacataatacTAGTCTTTACCGAAATCCTCCACCAAGAGCCGGAGCCCAGTAATCAGCTCCATTGTCGCTCCCAACTTGCAGTGTGCACGAGACTGGAACCAGGCACAGCCCTCTACTCCTCAgatctttcttctcttcttcctgTGACTCCTAAATAAAATTTagccaaaatatttattagtcttcttaagttttcaaaatatataatatatgatatataaaagcAATATATACCTCAGAAGCTCCTTTCCTCTTCATGCAGTTCTCATTCAACAGctaatcaaagaaaaataacaagttTAATTATCCTATAATATATTAcgtttgattttattaaaatttgaagtcaATAAAGCTAAAAACTtcgtttaattttttaatgaaacacAATCAACTGGGTAGCTTTTTCAAATGGATCCCATAAAGCTTACCTGACCAGGGTCTTCAGGAAATATACAATGCCTCTCTCTATGAGCCTAACAGGAGAAGAGATTATAATCATTAACTAATTAACGTCACATAATTAATAAACAGAGATacaagagatttttttttttttttgctttgggAAATGAGAAATAGAGAAGGGAATGTTTTGGGTTTTGTGTTTACTTACAGACTGCTGCTGTTGCTGCCTTATATTTCCAGATGCACTACGCAAGTACGGTAGGCTGAGAGCCTGTGTTTAAGGAGGGAAAAGAAGGGAAATATTTAATCAACTCTGAAAGAAAAGCAACATTGTGAAATGAAACCACTTTTATCATagcaaaaagaaaggaaagaagaaatatCACCTCAATTTGACTCTGAAGGAATCTGATGTACCCAATAGCTTCTAACAACACTGAGGCTGTGTCAGTCTGCAAAAGTGAAAATTTACCACACCACAACCGGCCAAACTCAtaaatttttatgctttttccctttaaaaatcactaatatatatatatatatatatatatatatatatatatatatatatatatatatatatatatatatatatatatatatatgtatgtatgtatgtatgtatgtatgtatatgtagaCGAAAAAAAGCTTTCATCTTTAGCAAGAACTTCACTTTACGGTTtctccaaaaatatatatatatacaacaatATACAATTCTTTGGCAGATCTAAGCTTCTTGGTTAGGAAAATTAGTTACCTTTCCAAATGGAGAAACCAGCTGGTGAAGAGCAGTAATTCGGTCTCCTAATTTCTCCTTTCTCACCTAGTTAAGCATTAATGGAGATCAAATTCAATATTTGTGtaactctttttaattttcccaGTAGATAATTATTGTTAATTGTCTGATGGATGACATGAGAGAGTTCAAGAATCGTCATGGTTGAAGAAAAGGACAATCAAGAAGGACAACAGTTTATCATCACAGATGTTTGTGCTTGTATTTTTGTCCTTGTGTATCCATATGTGTGTGCGTGTTCAAGAATGAGACTggcagagagaaagagagagagaaaatggtGTTCTTAAATCATTCTGAGCTTATACAAATACCTTGAATGTTGATTGGGTTGCAGTAGTTTGAAACCTGGCTTTCTTAGCCGCTCCACCAGTTGCAGTGCTATTACACTACACATGACGGAAGGAGAATATATGTTAATTGGATAAACCAGTTCATGTTGACAAATGCTAAgctaaatttattattacccACAACTTTTTCTACAGAATGAGCCATTAAAAATGGATTATAAATGTGAAAAatcatatatacacacacacacacacacacacatctaGAACTTGAGGACTTAGAAAGAAATCTTGAAACCCTAGAATTAATCTCTCTCTCTGAATCTCACCTCAGATGATCGATCCGGTGGTGGGTGTTTTCCATCAGCTTTTATGGTGGAAAAATCTAACATGTTGCTGCTAAAACTTGTGACAGATGATGAGTTTGGGGAGGAAACAGGCATCATCTGAGACCAAGTAGGTTTGGGTAGTGCTGACTGGAAATCTTCATTTGCATGTCCATATATAAAGCTGTTTTGATGGTTTTCTTGCTTGACAGTTACAACAGAAGTGGAGGAATGATGTAACACTTGTTCCTCCCAGCTCTCCACCTTCTTCCCATGAGAATGGCCCTTCTCCTCTTCATCCACCAATCGAcccctataaaaataaaatcaacccaataaatttttaataatcaatcatcAGTATTTCATAAACCAAATACCCATAAGAAAACATATGGCTGGCTAGTCAATAAGCATATATATGGAGAGTAAGAGATTTACGATAGGAATTGACTCCATGAGTCAGCAAGCTCCTGGTTATCATTCCAAGAAGGCATGgtaaaagaagaggaagaagaagaagaagatggaggaggaggagaagggAATTGAGGGAAGAAATTAGGAGGAGGCAAGAAAGGAGAGGTTTGAGAAGTAGTGGGTGGCCTCATACTATTGATGTTCCACCAGTTAGGGTTGCCGGCGGCCATCATCTGCTGCACCGGTGAGCTCTGCAAACCTCCACGATTCATTTCTTTGCCCCTTGACTCACTTACCAGAGCTACCTTTCTCTTTCACAAAACTTGTAATGTATTGAGCTAAATTGTTTGGTTGAAGGAAGCTCAAAAACAACTCTCTGTAGAAACTTTAAAGAAGTCTCCTAACTATGGGTTAAGTAGTAGGGAAAACCAAAGGCTTATTTTCATGAGAGAATTTGAATCATGGAGGTTCGAGAACCTgtctttgttttctctttctctttctttctttactgccttttttttttccccctttctttttatgtttttcttttccctctTGCTTTTTCTCTGCTTTTGCTTTATCTCAAAGTGGGACAGAAAAGGTGCAACCaattctaaatattaatttttaaaaaatattcactaaagtttgatttttttaaccAAGACCCACTCATATTGGTTAGACAGATAAATCAGAGATATACTGATTGAACCTACAACTACTATAccaaataagttaaagtttcattaaagttaatattgatataaaacaatttctcctttcttttttttagtcAAGAACCTTAACTTAAGTTAGACTATTTTTTAGGATTAGACTGGCTATACCAAACaagtaaaatattgaattcaataATCAATGTCATAACCTCGACATCATTAAGTTAAGAATTTCATCTTAAAATATCGTTAgagagaatttgaatttttgcttttatgtttagaattttttttttttttattactcaaactaaGCTGCAGGACTTGTGAATAAATTTGAACTCATGCTTTTTTGCTTGGATATATCTACTTCCACTACTCAAATTACCTCTAGGGCTACAGTTTCTTCACCATTTCCATGTGTCTCAAACACTGCAGGGTTCTGAAAATATTCATATCCgattacttaaatatatatctaatttatgttaatattgGAGTTTGAGTCGTGCAGTGCTTAAAAAGGCTTTGGATTGTGAAAGACGCACACTTCTTTTTAGTCTAAGCATTGTGATAGAAATTGTCATCCAATTTGtcttatatatgtgtgtgcgtgtgtgtgagagagagagagagatggggTTGTATTTATTTTCATGAGTCTAATTATACTTATATACATTGTATAATTAGCTGTGTGAGTTCCTTTTTCCCTTATATTCTGGCATTTAAAGAAGTTGAAGACGTAAAAGAATTAAATAGGAGCTTTAATCAACTTTGGTAAAACTTTGCCCCGATGAATGGTAAAGAAAAGGGATATCAAACATAACAGTATAAATTCAAGTTTCACAATGATTATAAGATTAGTTATTAGAGGTAAGATTTCACTTGTTTTTTATGGTTAATTCAACTGAAGGGACAATATAACACATTTAGGCAAATTTCGTATTGGTAAAACATAAGAGATATGCTAGGTTTGTGTGCATATTCCATATCATTTGAGATGCTAAGTTCATACTGGTTAAATAGTATGTAAACTTCCTAAGTTATTAAGATGTGTTTTAAGTTGTAAAATTTAGAAACAAAAccataatgaattatatatccaaaataaataatatcttcaCAGTAGGTTGAACTATTATACCaaagatattataaatgatatcaAAGTCATTTTATGTGTCATCTTAAATGATGTTGTGGATCGAACTATTAAATTAGGAATATTACAGATAGTCCAAAAAAAGGATCCCTCTAGCTGGCAGGCTAAATTTAATTTGTCTTCATTTTATGCcaaaatttcatttgaaaacTTGTGATAAAGCGGATCAACATGATACAAAGATTGAACAAGTTTAGAATAAAGTGAGACTTAATTAGCAAGTAACCCAGTTTGGTGGCAAGTAACCCATAATTCTCATATACATGTTTCTCCCATCTTTACAATTAAATTACTTATAAGTAATGTTTTAGCTTTAATTATTGCATGGATGAAATCAATTAGGGCAAATTAAACTTATGTTTCCTTTTCCCCACATTGCATTATTACTTGTAATCTTTACCAATTCTTGCATTATTTTCACTAAACACAATTTAAAACGTTTTAAGTTCATATTTCATGCAAGACAAGGGTTTCAGATTACGTAATACTGACTCATGAAGTGCGTACATTGGTATGTTCTGCTGTTCAGACTTGAgattaaatgtttaaaatggTAAAAGATGGAAAATTCACCAACCAAAGTATACGTCACGCTGAtgggataaattttttttttttattttggagcaagtaatataaaattacgtGGTTGAGGGATTTACAGACACAGAAAATCGACAGGTCAAATCTAGGGTTTGAAGATCTCTTACCTCAACTCTCTCATGTCTTTTGGATAAtgattatcatttttgaaatataatttcgTATGtacataatgatatgttattatgtgattcgttagttttaaattagaaaaaaaatagcatataattatatggtgatatatcattatttatgcatataattttattgtttcaagaataataatagttttttttttatctatggTGCATTATTACCGTTTTCAATAATGTTAACAATTCAGATTGATgcattttaagaattttttcaaattaatatttgaaaaaaatttaaacgaaATCAAACTATTAtagttttcaaatcaaatcaaattgaactgaaaaaaaaaaacgatttgaaaaatttttaaaccaaatcaaacaattttaggttttaaactaaaccaaacaaaaaaaaaatacgatttagaTAAAGATGACAATTTCAACCTTAATGGGGAGGGAGTTCCCTGATATAAATGAGGAAGGGGACATGGATGAAAAATATCCTCGTATTCGAGAATAAGGATACATGTGTTCCCTCCCCGCCTCGACTTCATCCTTGTGTCCATCTCCGTCTCTGTCTTTCTATGTCCCTgcttttttatgttaatatttttacttaaaatattaacatattattatagttttaaattatttatatttttcaaatttatttatgtttttgttagttaatttatgttaatttatttatgttttcaaattaaagtggttaatttatgttatttgtgaTAATTGAAATAGTAAGTTGGTTTTACTCttagttattttttgtttaatatatttatattgtatttaaaatgTATGAGAAAGAAATTTTTTCCTATGGTACAAAGATAAGGCGAAAATTTTTTCTCACAGGTAGGGGATAGGaagggaaattttttttactatttacggtttagttcaatttaaaaactatCTAAATCACAATTCAAACATAAACCGTTaaatcattttacaaatcaaatcataatttttgaataatttgatttaattttatgatttaaatcgaattacACATATTTCTATGAATAACACCGcataactcaaaaaaaaaaaattgaagtcaaTAAAGTTTTGTCTAAGCtttcatttcaattatttaatcacatctagtagaaattaaattgaaaaggCAATATCGGAGTAGGCATCGAGGAGATcttgatatttgaaatttaaaatgagaaaaaagagacGAGAATTATTCCACAAATAAACACAAAGACATTCATTCCCTTGAGCAGCATTTCGATGtcacaaacaaacaaatgaaTCCTTAAATTACGAGCAAGCTAAGAACATAAACCTGATTAAGgccaattaataataaatattaagcATGTCTTGTCTGCTTCGTATGTACAGCCAAAAATCTTTGTTGGAAGCACCGTGTCTTTTCCTTGCCACTCCATTGCccttttcttattattattatttttttatcttcattcaTTCTTTCGCCTTCTTCCCAAAAAACAAACTTCTCCTCTTTGTCCTTACCCTGTTCTCTTTTATTCTTCTCCCTctcttttcatttattattattattattattttaaggaATACATCTTAACCCAAGCATTTCTTTAAGATggtaatcatttatattaaataaataaatttttaggtggataaatatacttataattaatatattaaataaattaaaattttaattttaaaatattattagaaaagatttatatttatatatttttatatataaaattttttttattatcactcaaactattttttaatgatcgtttaattttgttttgataacaAGGTACTGAATTCAAGCTAAATcatttgtttgaaattgaactaatcatattaaacaaaataaacttctttctttccatttattattatttttgtaaagaACCCTTCTTAatgtttaatcttaaaatatctcatgtttttttatacataaaattttttttattatcacttaaactatctttaatgatcattttttttttagtaacaaGAAACTGTACTCAAGCTAAACTATCTGTTTTGAATTGAACCTACTATATCAAATAGGATAAATCTCAGATACAGTGATTAGCTTTACAATCAttgaatcaaacaaacaaatttttttttattaaaatattatcaaaagaaatttaaactcatactcTCTTATACATTAAATCTTCTCactcaatcaaataattttttgttataaataaatgtgagtctaatatgaatattaataaaaaaaattaatgatgcTAACATGTACATTTAATAATTAAGCATGTTATGCAATAACAGCAGTCTTGAAACTTGACATGTCGTTTCTCTTACAGTCGAATATTATCCATGAAAGCCTGTGTAATTTTGGTATTATGTTGTTCATGCTGGGATCATCGGATTCCTCGTCACATgctcaaattataatattgattaattttttaagtaattatgGCCTAGAATTGATCCATTATTCCTCTTCATGATCCCAAGACGGCCTCCCCCAAACCCCTAAAAGGAGTAAAATCATAACCCTGTTTCCTAGTAAAAGCtaaagaaatattagttttaacgataatatattatattcttctttcaaagcaatatatatatatatatatatatatatatatatatatatatatatatatatatatatatatatagaggagagtaaattacatttttctatCCAACGTTCGGTCTTAAAACCCATTGACACCTTTAGACAGTAAGAACAAAATTTTCACTCAAAGTCTAACTCAAcgaacaaaaaaaattacagtgTTAGAAGATaagattatcattttattttaattattttattttttaaaattatcatataattcaaaattaacaaaaatttagaaacatttatatatttaaattatataaaaatatacttatattttaatgatagttgtaattgtattattaggagtatcaataatatataatcgtATAAATGTGagatgaattataatttttaaaaatattaaatttttaatgaattttttttatacagttttttaaaatttaaaatcatttaatcatatgataacatattatttatgtaaaaaaagtGTGTacgtatatttttattgaatacaaattcaatagaaaaaagAGTTGGAGTTgagaacaaaatttattttatttaatttcatatgtGTACACCCAGTGTCACAAGGTTGCTACTTTATATGAATTTCTCACACCCTTGTGATGGCACTAAGCCCCTGGCATTGTTCCTCCTCGGCTCGTGCCACCCCGCACAAGAGCCTGTGCTATGGTCAAGAGTTGCCGACACCTAGAAgggtttaagattttttatagtCTTCATTTGACTTCTATTTCCACAATAAcgtattaaattttgattatgataaaGATTCCTAAcctaataataaaactttactaatctaatttaattaaacaaggATGCAGAAGcttaactaaattaaataaataaatcactcTGACaataacttaatatttaaaacagtTTTTAGAACAATCACAtttctaacatttttaaataaaagtagtTGGGGCAAtaatagaaattataataagaaattacattattcttttgatattgtcaataaaatatgttttgttttcaaagtttgattatttgatCCATTGcaaattttatatacacaatatATTTGGATCATTCAAGTATAGGTTATGGAAAAAGTAACATATATGTCAATAGCTTTCGACCGTGACACAGGCTCGTGGACGGGCTGGCACGAGCCGAGGCAAAACCATGTAttgtgtttgtatttttatttgtggGTGTTGTGCAGACTGATTAAACAGGACGTTTAGTGCCATCATGAGGCACTGAAATTCACATCAATACATGTCGAGCAACGGCGTTGTGACATATGTATACAGTGGTACTATAGCATGCATGAATAGGTgcaataatattacttatataagagtgatttatggtttttttttacccaaagttttaccttaaaacacttttccactTATTGGTTGCATAAACTATACTTTTTCActcaaaccctaattttaacaaaagaatttaattttatgagatcaaaatgataatttataataatttgactGTCcaacaattttgaaaaaatgatttttatagaTATATGTTAACATTTTAAACAAGACGATCtgaatttttacatatttaaaaacatgtttttcaatctttataagttttaattcaagtttgaaaactcTAGTTATTACAATTGTCACAACCCTAACCCATTGAAATCATCGAACCTAACAGTCTAGTCTTATACAGATCTAAAAACTTGTAATTTAATTCTTATTATTTGAGTTTATAAACCCTAGTGAATATGATGCTACTCATCCAAACTCAAACCCGTCAAAACTTCTACCCACCCTAACCCAAACCAATTAGAATAATCACTTatccaaactcaaattcataaaaatcatatgcaaggaagaaaatggtgaaaataaaaagagaagaaaggagcattgatgacaaatttgatatgcgaaaaactattttaaaactttattaatttaggatggtatgataattttgaaatgttaaataagtaataataatataataatttaacttcgtgtcaaaattcttttttgttaataaaattaaactttcttcatttttatcatttaaactatccttttgacaaatgatatataatcgttatgagcaatactatatatatatatatatatatatatttttatgtatacaaattaatacatgcatgatgtattattatatgactgagtgattttgaattaatgataaaataacactcaattatataatgatacatcgtaTATCTACCCacttctattttaaaaaatacatataataatttaataaaactatgcatatttgttttaaatataaaatagatatacattttatatgtgttattaaatgattgagtgattttgaattaaaaataaaataacatttactcatataatgatacattatatatatactcgtttatgtattcaaaaatgAATATCCACAGTAGTTTATTAAATTgttatggccaaaggacttgttccacccaaagtatgttgttttcacattttcatctcttaactttaaaaatttcaaacctctACCAATAAGGagttaagtttattagtttcaaaagtaaaaccgttattttatttagaatattaaaaataagctaaaatttaatcgttttttctttctttaaaccctaaaaactaaaagttttttctctgggtcaagttttaaaaaatgatattttctctcttagggtatttttttaatctccaaTGTCAAATCTGACGTCAACCTTAGTGACAAAGAGCCCCTGACATATCACTATTCTCCGACGATCTTTCTCCTCTTCTCTAAAATTTCGATTGATGAAGATCTTGTTCGAAAATacgaagatgaaaattttaccttaagtatttaaaatttttaaaataaaaaaataaaattctgaaAAAACAGCATACTTTAGCttagaataaatcctttggccaacTGTTAATAGTAGTTTTTTACCTCATAAGAGGGCAGGACTGGTAGCACAATGATGGCTTTGCGTGCACGCATTTGAAGCATACATCCATCAAGTCTCAACGTTATCCACGtatgttttgtttctttcaaaTTACAATTACTACCCGTAACAACAATCACTTAAATTccggcttttttttttttgctcactttaaatgacaaatatttatttatttttctcttcaaatccCAACCACATAGTGAAAACTCAAATGGCTATTTCACTTTTGATTGACAACCATTATGCTTTTTAAAGCATGATATAGTTTCattgaaattctttcaaatcaaattgcaattaattaatcatttttatgtGCATTAgaagaatattttaataccGATCCATCGATCGGATGAAGATGACTTATTTTTGTCCGACGAAACTATTACAATGAAAAAACTGATGATAAGAGGAAAAAATAGTGAGAAAATCGACCGATGGTGAAAATGGATTTCAATCTccagagaaaaaagataaaaccctagagaaaaaagtgaatttttaaaaacttaatcattgataaaaaattgttaatcttctaaactaaaaagagaaaataatataaacttttaaaatttaatagtttaatgataaaataataaatttacccCTTATAATTAGGGTTGAAAACGAGTTGAGCCGAGCTTGAAGAAGACCCAACTCAATTTGGATTGGGGTAAGCTTCGATTCAGTTTAAACTCATCGAACTCGCTCAATCACATGTTCATGATCAGGTTTGTGTTTGTTGTTTTTGGCTAGTTTAAGCTAAGCTAGTTTCAAACCTGATTAAGCTGGTTTTGAATCTAGTCCTATCTTTAGGTAGAGTTGAAAACGACATTGTTTACTAAGGATTTAACCAAGTCGTGCTTGGCTCGAGAGCTGAGCACGATTCTagtttgggtttatttttgttttactttttagCTTGTATTCGAATTTATGTTTGTTATCTTAGGCTTATGTTCGGACTCATTTAAGCTAAACTTACTTTAAATCCAATCTCACCTATAACTAATGATTTTGgctaaatttaataatttatagataggtgtttgagttttttaaacttaacaagtgtatatttgataataaactaaactttgagtgggaataaatcttttggccaacTCAAATAagtatttcaattttgattgatAACCATTCCCCTTTTTAAAGCTGGGTATAGTTTCattgaaattctttcaaatcgAATTggaattaattaatcatttttaataaaaaaaaagcattatttatttatttttaaaataggaTATGTTAAATTTGGGATGAACATGGACCAAAGTCGTACCACTAGATACTAGAACGGACGAAAATTGCTCACATGACAGATCACGTGACTGACAGCCTTAAAGTTAAACCGAACTTTATGACCAAGGTCTAGTCCAAAACGCTAGAGGACGAGCCACAAACTGAGATGGGTCAGTGGCCCACATGATATAACACGTGTGTGGTTAGTCAAGCGTGTTAAAAGTTTTcacttgttaaaaaaaaaaaaaatctcacgtGCGAGTACTCACGCTCACGTGGCAAGTAGGGGGGACCTCTCTGTCTCTGGACCTTGTAAAACGGCCCTGTCAACTTACGATTCATTAAAAGGTGAAGTCAGAGTTGAATTAGAGCAAGTTTTGTCCAAAAATAaaggtctttttttttcttttaatctttataAAAGTATCGAGTGTAAGCaattgaatgatttaattttgaaaatggtttcatttatctttatttgtCAATGAGAATATGATTGCTTTCATCGTGGTTTTGCAAATACCAATTTATGATGAGAATTAAAAGAgttcaaaattatttagtaattgaatcgaattaattttttgggaaattaattaaaatagacactgAATTTGCCGCCTAAATCTTTTTCGATAAAATTTCTcaacttttatctttttaagtaaatgatatttttcattccaaaaatattctttatcctatttctttcatttataacagttttcacagattaatatcttatattttagagtatacggattaaacttaatttttctataatgaataaaatttataaatgaaaaacaaattaatttttatataataattgatacttATATACCTTTACAAAATGATGGACATAACTAAGACAACATGTGTGTGGGTTGTGCTGGGTGAGAAAGGATGCACGTGAAATAGTGCGAAAATGAATGAAGTGCGTTTTTCTGAGCAAATACGAAAATGT
It contains:
- the LOC123199905 gene encoding transcription factor bHLH68-like; translated protein: MNRGGLQSSPVQQMMAAGNPNWWNINSMRPPTTSQTSPFLPPPNFFPQFPSPPPPSSSSSSSSFTMPSWNDNQELADSWSQFLSGRLVDEEEKGHSHGKKVESWEEQVLHHSSTSVVTVKQENHQNSFIYGHANEDFQSALPKPTWSQMMPVSSPNSSSVTSFSSNMLDFSTIKADGKHPPPDRSSECNSTATGGAAKKARFQTTATQSTFKVRKEKLGDRITALHQLVSPFGKTDTASVLLEAIGYIRFLQSQIEALSLPYLRSASGNIRQQQQQSAHRERHCIFPEDPGQLLNENCMKRKGASEESQEEEKKDLRSRGLCLVPVSCTLQVGSDNGADYWAPALGGGFR